A window of Mytilus edulis chromosome 10, xbMytEdul2.2, whole genome shotgun sequence contains these coding sequences:
- the LOC139490741 gene encoding organic cation transporter protein-like isoform X2 translates to MMRTSMNPCRKLCRLPDVEDNVYSHPPIFHSDALNISAYNTSQCYLNINGTNSPCNDWVYDTTYYQSTLISKFNMVCQDKFMRSHILLSHFFGTFFNAIFCGLLCDVWGRKPMLILGIFLLIVPNVIRPWIPHLFLVAICEFLNATGSNLSYVVPFTMLTELVDPAHRVLASFTIYMAYCIGCYVLLVYAYFIRDWETLIQVVSVPITICLFVMLFVPESPRWLLLKGRTKEAMTIFKRTAKFNKTKVDFNPEDITVKEGKRLSFTTGFKIMFKSKPMMGRFFILMINWFAISLIYYGISMNTGDLGGNVYANYAVSTTAETVAVLLCFYADKLPRKKIYCTAMILGSTACLSTIFTSMYASGALHWVTIGLAMIGKLGVTTAFFLIYLITSECFPTVIRASMFGLCSSGARIGSMSSSYIGKLGVLIDTKFGTALPLIIVGSVGTLAGILSLLLPETRNTELPETFEEALHIESNTEDQSPDSSESNIEMLSVKDEKCRQNKMS, encoded by the exons ATGTCGACTTCCTGACGTTGAAGACAATGTGTATTCACATCCACCCATCTTCCATTCGGATGCCTTAAATATCAGCGCATATAATACTAGTCAATGTTATCTGAACATAAATGGTACAAACAGTCCGTGCAATGACTGGGTGTATGACACAACATATTACCAATCTACACTCATTTCAAAG ttcAATATGGTTTGTCAGGACAAGTTTATGCGCAGTCATATTTTACTTTCTCATTTCTTTGGAACGTTTTTTAACGCCATTTTTTGTGGACTGCTTTGTGATGT ATGGGGTAGAAAACCAATGTTGATTTTAGgaatttttcttttgattgtaCCAAATGTCATTCGTCCTTGGATTCCACACCTATTTCTAGTTGCCATATGTGAATTTCTTAATGCAACTGGTAGCAATTTATCATACGTCGTTCCTTTTACTATGT tgacAGAATTGGTAGACCCTGCACATCGTGTTCTAGCTTCCTTTACAATATATATGGCATATTGTATCGGATGTTACGTTTTGTTGGTATATGCTTATTTTATCAGGGATTGGGAAACCCTGATACAAGTCGTCTCCGTGCCTATAACGATTTGCCTTTTCGTGATGTT ATTTGTGCCGGAATCACCAAGATGGCTTTTGCTCAAAGGTCGAACGAAAGAAGCCATGACAATTTTCAAACGCAcagcaaaatttaataaaactaaagTTGATTTTAATCCAGAAGATATAACAGTAAAAGAGGGGAAACGGTTATCATTCACCACAGGCTTTAAAATAATGTTCAAATCTAAGCCAATGATGGGAcggttttttattttaatgataaacTG GTTTGCCATCAGCTTAATATACTATGGAATTTCCATGAATACTGGTGATCTTGGAGGTAATGTATATGCTAACTATGCAGTCTCCACAACAGCCGAAACTGTTGCAGTGCTATTGTGTTTTTACGCTGACAAATTACCGAGAAAGAAAATTTACTGTACAGCTATGATATTGGGTAGTACTGCATGTCTCAGTACAATTTTTACATCTATGTACGCAAGTGGAG CACTACATTGGGTAACTATCGGACTAGCCATGATTGGAAAGTTAGGAGTTACAACtgctttttttcttatttatctcATCACATCAGAATGTTTTCCAACAGTGATACGCGCCTCTATGTTCGGACTATGTAGTTCTGGTGCTAGAATTGGATCAATGTCTTCTTCTTACATTGGGAAATTG GGAGTACTGATAGATACAAAATTTGGAACTGCTCTACCTCTTATAATAGTTGGATCTGTCGGAACATTAGCTGGTATTTTGTCATTGTTATTACCAGAAACAAGAAATACTGAATTACCAGAGACATTCGAAGAAGCATTGCATATTGAAAG CAATACGGAAGACCAGTCACCAGACTCTTCTGAATCTAACATAGAAATGTTATCAGTTAAGGATGAAAAGTGCAGGCAAAATAAGatgtcataa
- the LOC139490741 gene encoding organic cation transporter protein-like isoform X1, with protein sequence MLNKEYDSIFQHLGGFGLYQKFQLLLLALPTLFDATTTMMLVFMLGDQPHRCRLPDVEDNVYSHPPIFHSDALNISAYNTSQCYLNINGTNSPCNDWVYDTTYYQSTLISKFNMVCQDKFMRSHILLSHFFGTFFNAIFCGLLCDVWGRKPMLILGIFLLIVPNVIRPWIPHLFLVAICEFLNATGSNLSYVVPFTMLTELVDPAHRVLASFTIYMAYCIGCYVLLVYAYFIRDWETLIQVVSVPITICLFVMLFVPESPRWLLLKGRTKEAMTIFKRTAKFNKTKVDFNPEDITVKEGKRLSFTTGFKIMFKSKPMMGRFFILMINWFAISLIYYGISMNTGDLGGNVYANYAVSTTAETVAVLLCFYADKLPRKKIYCTAMILGSTACLSTIFTSMYASGALHWVTIGLAMIGKLGVTTAFFLIYLITSECFPTVIRASMFGLCSSGARIGSMSSSYIGKLGVLIDTKFGTALPLIIVGSVGTLAGILSLLLPETRNTELPETFEEALHIESNTEDQSPDSSESNIEMLSVKDEKCRQNKMS encoded by the exons ATGTCGACTTCCTGACGTTGAAGACAATGTGTATTCACATCCACCCATCTTCCATTCGGATGCCTTAAATATCAGCGCATATAATACTAGTCAATGTTATCTGAACATAAATGGTACAAACAGTCCGTGCAATGACTGGGTGTATGACACAACATATTACCAATCTACACTCATTTCAAAG ttcAATATGGTTTGTCAGGACAAGTTTATGCGCAGTCATATTTTACTTTCTCATTTCTTTGGAACGTTTTTTAACGCCATTTTTTGTGGACTGCTTTGTGATGT ATGGGGTAGAAAACCAATGTTGATTTTAGgaatttttcttttgattgtaCCAAATGTCATTCGTCCTTGGATTCCACACCTATTTCTAGTTGCCATATGTGAATTTCTTAATGCAACTGGTAGCAATTTATCATACGTCGTTCCTTTTACTATGT tgacAGAATTGGTAGACCCTGCACATCGTGTTCTAGCTTCCTTTACAATATATATGGCATATTGTATCGGATGTTACGTTTTGTTGGTATATGCTTATTTTATCAGGGATTGGGAAACCCTGATACAAGTCGTCTCCGTGCCTATAACGATTTGCCTTTTCGTGATGTT ATTTGTGCCGGAATCACCAAGATGGCTTTTGCTCAAAGGTCGAACGAAAGAAGCCATGACAATTTTCAAACGCAcagcaaaatttaataaaactaaagTTGATTTTAATCCAGAAGATATAACAGTAAAAGAGGGGAAACGGTTATCATTCACCACAGGCTTTAAAATAATGTTCAAATCTAAGCCAATGATGGGAcggttttttattttaatgataaacTG GTTTGCCATCAGCTTAATATACTATGGAATTTCCATGAATACTGGTGATCTTGGAGGTAATGTATATGCTAACTATGCAGTCTCCACAACAGCCGAAACTGTTGCAGTGCTATTGTGTTTTTACGCTGACAAATTACCGAGAAAGAAAATTTACTGTACAGCTATGATATTGGGTAGTACTGCATGTCTCAGTACAATTTTTACATCTATGTACGCAAGTGGAG CACTACATTGGGTAACTATCGGACTAGCCATGATTGGAAAGTTAGGAGTTACAACtgctttttttcttatttatctcATCACATCAGAATGTTTTCCAACAGTGATACGCGCCTCTATGTTCGGACTATGTAGTTCTGGTGCTAGAATTGGATCAATGTCTTCTTCTTACATTGGGAAATTG GGAGTACTGATAGATACAAAATTTGGAACTGCTCTACCTCTTATAATAGTTGGATCTGTCGGAACATTAGCTGGTATTTTGTCATTGTTATTACCAGAAACAAGAAATACTGAATTACCAGAGACATTCGAAGAAGCATTGCATATTGAAAG CAATACGGAAGACCAGTCACCAGACTCTTCTGAATCTAACATAGAAATGTTATCAGTTAAGGATGAAAAGTGCAGGCAAAATAAGatgtcataa